From a single Leishmania panamensis strain MHOM/PA/94/PSC-1 chromosome 2 sequence genomic region:
- a CDS encoding hypothetical protein (TriTrypDB/GeneDB-style sysID: LpmP.02.0530) translates to METPSLSGKDSNAEPSATTTDSPLPPASTAASVEDLKRLTALGTLLVNMGAASEEKVFGMKDSAPMLAYRANRMRELLVINRPQDDAAAHPFIWHKPWTWWSSGAQVSPIAVRRESTQEEGASAPGTTSRPQRTGSTQTEADVVAPPPPDTVAPKAAPPKRKKGLPAVDIRALTDEEAEALTPAVRDERAKLLRSEMRIHELLQGLESTRYRYLAPSHDFKCEAEVMAVIRCYAERNQARAASLAAEGGGAPPGTAAASHNGVSGGGEKAVVRADLLACGPHVKHLKVCAESMVMKYSQEGEVA, encoded by the coding sequence ATGGAGACGCCGTCCCTGTCTGGAAAGGACAGCAACGCTGAGCCCAGCGCCACAACCACGGACAGCCCGCTCCCACCTGCGAGCACGGCTGCATCCGTCGAGGATCTGAAGCGCTTGACGGCACTGGGCACGCTGCTGGTCAACATGGGTGCTGCCTCCGAGGAGAAGGTCTTCGGCATGAAGGACTCGGCCCCGATGCTCGCGTACCGTGCGAATCGCATGCGCGAGCTCCTCGTCATCAACCGCCCGCAGGATGACGCGGCTGCGCATCCCTTTATATGGCACAAGCCGTGGACGTGGTGGAGTAGCGGCGCGCAGGTGTCACCGATTGCTGTGAGGAGAGAGTCGACGCAGGAAGAGGGTGCAAGTGCGCCAGGGACCACGTCGCGGCCCCAGAGAACTGGTAGCACCCAGACGGAGGCGGACGTAgtagcaccaccgccgccggacACCGTGGCGCCcaaggcggcgccgccgaagcGGAAGAAGGGGCTGCCTGCGGTGGACATACGCGCGTTgacggacgaggaggcggaggcccTTACCCCCGCTGTGCGCGACGAGCgggcgaagctgctgcgctcggAGATGCGTATccacgagctgctgcaggggtTGGAGAGTACACGATATCGGTACCTGGCGCCCTCGCATGACTTCAAGTgtgaggcggaggtgatggCTGTGATACGGTGCTACGCGGAGCGCAACCAAGCTAGGGCTGCCTCTCTTGCCGCGGAGGGTGGCGGGGCCCCGCCGGGAACAGCTGCCGCATCGCACAACGGCGTAagcggtggaggggagaaggcagTGGTACGTGCGGACTTGTTGGCCTGTGGGCCGCACGTTAAGCACCTTAAGGTTTGTGCGGAGTCGATGGTGATGAAGTACAGCCAAGAAGGCGAGGTAGCTtag
- a CDS encoding hypothetical protein (TriTrypDB/GeneDB-style sysID: LpmP.02.0500), with product MPAQFSGSSVAAFEFKRVASVDTPLTCSCLLPAPLLPQSESDGLSAQSSASPYCAADRRPSLCFLAASYELTSSSLLAALPAAPEVSDGSEAAGLRHVGECAFYQCVVAGDGEVVGETDVQVQRCTSALPGVFSLVSTPSSFFRTVAPLSAAHEPPCIMLACTDGSVRVLDPITLSSVVDPLRDLHAEMLTSCTALHCPTPHLLCSAHTGAVFLYAIAERRVAQELEGHEFDAWCTAILPTGGWWSAAPASPWANGSGGDNDTAGEAEACPMPARDSANALLASGGDDGYCKLYDTRTNPSRAVSRTRFDTGVVSITPVLDTRGGLSTAHATPYLLVGTYGESISLIDVRSMRRPVAQRGGLGGGVWRTSRCLLPLWDSGAAVSDGAATVADDDGNVNLSLLLASARANYRHSEVKQPCAVQNLSCGWVNTANVLVVPLMQRGAALLPYDVRASAEEVFGHADVPLAYFYGEAVESDSEAAPSATHVPTLTDKSLVYDAAVLRPLGWSDFRGAGAAADWSAAVVATVSFYEKRLDVWTVAAGQPRV from the coding sequence ATGCCAGCCCAATTCAGTGGCAGCAGTGTTGCGGCGTTTGAGTTCAAGCGAGTTGCCTCCGTGGACACCCCCCTTACCTGCAGCTGTCTGCTACCCGCCCCTCTCTTGCCCCAGAGTGAGTCCGACGGCTTGTCCGCGCAGTCTTCTGCCTCTCCATACTGTGCTGCGGACCGGAGACCGTCGCTCTGCTTCCTCGCTGCTTCGTACGAGCTGacatcctcctctctgttggCTGCGCTCCCCGCTGCACCAGAGGTCAGTGACGGGTCCGAGGCTGCAGGCCTGAGGCACGTTGGCGAGTGTGCTTTCTATCAGTGCGTTGTCGCCGGGGatggggaggtggtgggtgaGACGGACGTTCAGGTGCAGCGTTGCACGTCGGCGCTTCCCGGTGTCTTCAGCCTTGTCTCGACGCCCTCGTCATTCTTCCGCACTGTAGCCCCGTTGTCTGCCGCCCACGAGCCGCCGTGCATCATGTTAGCGTGCACCGATGGTAGTGTGCGAGTCCTTGACCCCATCACGCTCAGCTCTGTAGTGGATCCGCTACGTGACCTTCACGCGGAGATGCTGACCAGCTGCACCGCGCTTCACTGTCCCACGCCGCACCTCTTGTGCTCAGCCCACACCGGGGCTGTATTTCTGTACGCGATCGCGGAGCGGCGCGTGGCGCAGGAACTGGAGGGGCACGAGTTCGACGCGTGGTGCACGGCGATACTGCCCACTGGCGGATGGTggtctgctgcgccagcttctCCTTGGGCCAAtggaagcggcggcgacaatGACACTGCtggggaggcagaggcgtgtCCCATGCCTGCCAGGGACAGCGCAAACGCGTTGCTCGCATCTGGTGGCGACGATGGCTACTGCAAACTGTACGATACACGCACCAACCCCAGCCGCGCCGTTAGTCGCACACGCTTTGACACCGGCGTGGTTTCCATTACGCCTGTGCTGGACACTCGCGGCGGCTTATCAACTGCCCACGCTACGCCGTATCTGCTGGTGGGCACGTACGGGGAGTCCATCTCCCTCATCGACGTGCGCAGCATGCGGCGTCccgtggcgcagcgcggcgggcTTGGCGGAGGCGTGTGGCGCACCTCCCGCTGCCTTCTCCCGCTATGGGACTCCGGGGCTGCTGTGTCAGACGGCGCCGCGACTGTGGCAGATGACGACGGTAACGTGAACCTGTCGCTGCTTCTGGCCAGCGCAAGGGCCAATTACCGCCACAGTGAGGTGAAACAACCGTGCGCTGTGCAGAACCTCTCCTGCGGATGGGTCAACACCGCTAACGTTCTTGTAGTGCCGCTGATGCAGCGCGgagctgcactgctgccgtacGATGTGCGAGCctctgcggaggaggtgttCGGGCATGCAGATGTGCCCCTCGCGTACTTCTACGGTGAGGCTGTGGAGAGCGACTCAGAGGCGGCGCCTAGCGCCACACACGTACCTACGCTGACAGACAAGAGCCTGGTGTACgatgcggcagtgctgcggccgCTTGGTTGGTCCGACTTCcgtggggcgggggcggcagcggactggtcggctgctgtggtggccaCCGTTTCCTTTTACGAAAAGCGCCTCGATGTGtggacggtggcggcagggcAACCGCGGGTGTGA
- a CDS encoding gamma-glutamyl phosphate reductase-like protein (TriTrypDB/GeneDB-style sysID: LpmP.02.0510) — MLRLSAPRWLVQNILHDIQAAAESRSVMATSSFAQRRSFLAALSEELHRHREYIIRANQRDCDLFGQQQQQRGTPSVTIPPMLPSTSAALSAQSSASLHGDRTGCSPFLGYPGHRVGDVPAVSVAAGSAAVSTPGANAAGGSGASSPRRQSSLEYVVSTSLVGSQGQRGGGSTAAGGRIAASSTGAGSTLGETAAASQAANTSCTAIPASHSEWGAGAVSASLQLVSTATLGHATRTEAGGGGGHLLITPDNHFLISPLRLDKLHTTIEYLLCQPDPIAMPPSCWLRDYAEGENRSAGDPLRGEDSSDAAPSHNSPPPPSARRPHEDRGRCTRRTGQLEVYELSVPLGMVGILSRFRPRISIDAVAMGLFAGNTVLVDGGVSLYYTNMALVSTVRRALATAGLPPSAVVCVENYDAAHRSTSEWLQLSGYVDLAVVCGPPKLYQFASQHSTIPLIRATGQFSSIYVDQSASFEVALEVILNSKFQKLGAANAVTTVIVHSDFPRYTELLLALAADGAVLLGDVTAQERVPDCVVELASEEEYQGLAQYGLRDAARTLCIKTVDTLAQALFFIESFGSKQSDCIVATDPEVCATYCRQVDTAVALVNASTRLSSGVPLGCGVDFAISTSKTHHRGPLTVEMMTTRKLVVRSLSTYHGALR; from the coding sequence ATGCTTCGCCTCTCTGCTCCCCGCTGGTTGGTGCAGAACATCCTGCACGACATACAGGCCGCCGCGGAGTCGCGGTCTGTCATGGCGACCTCGTCTtttgcgcagcggcgctcttTCCTGGCTGCACTCAGCGAGGAgctgcatcgccaccgcGAGTACATCATCCGTGCAAACCAGCGCGACTGCGACCTAttcgggcagcagcagcagcagcgtggcacGCCCTCCGTGACGATACCTCCCATGCTGCCCAGCACGAGCGCAGCGCTGAGTGCGCAGTCATCCGCCTCGCTTCACGGGGACCGTACCGGGTGCTCGCCCTTTCTCGGTTACCCGGGGCATCGCGTAGGCGACGTACCCGCTGTCTCCGTGGCCGCTGGGAGCGCTGCAGTGAGCACACCCGGAGCCAATGCCGCTGGCGGCTCTGGCGCAAGCTCACCACGCCGTCAGAGTTCGCTCGAGTACGTGGTGAGCACGTCCCTGGTTGGAAGCCAAGGCCAACGCGGCGggggcagcactgctgcgggtgGTCGCATAGCAGCTAGTTCAACAGGTGCTGGTTCTACTCTTGGCGagaccgcagcggcgtcgcaaGCAGCGAACACCTCTTGCACCGCAATCCCTGCCTCACACTCGGAGTGGGGCGCCGGTGCGGTGTCAGCATCTCTGCAGCTGGTATCGACCGCCACTTTGGGCCATGCGACTCGCACGGAggccggtggtggcggcgggcaCCTTCTCATCACCCCTGACAACCACTTCCTCATCTCGCCTCTGCGCCTCGACAAGCTGCACACCACCATTGAGTACTTGCTCTGCCAGCCTGACCCCATTGCCATGCCGCCCTCTTGCTGGTTGCGCGACTACGCTGAGGGGGAGAACAGATCGGCAGGTGATCCACTACGCGGAGAAGACTCCTCCGATGCGGCGCCTAGCCACAActcacctccgccgccatCGGCTAGAAGGCCACACGAGGATCGTGGCCGGTGTACGCGGCGAACGGGTCAGCTCGAGGTCTACGAgctctctgtgcctctggGCATGGTAGGCATCCTCTCACGGTTTCGCCCGCGCATCAGCATCGATGCAGTTGCCATGGGGCTGTTTGCCGGCAACACTGTCCTCGTGGATGGCGGGGTGTCGCTCTACTACACGAATATGGCGCTTGTGTCAACAGTGCGGCGCGCACTCGCGACTGCTGGCCTGCCACCGAGcgcggtggtgtgcgtggAGAACTACGATGCGGCCCACCGCAGCACGAGCGAGTGGCTGCAGCTGTCCGGCTACGTCGACCTCGCTGTCGTGTGCGGACCGCCAAAGTTGTACCAGTTTGCTTCTCAGCACTCCACCATCCCGCTAATACGCGCGACTGGGCAGTTCAGCAGCATCTACGTGGACCAGAGCGCCTCCTtcgaggtggcgctggaggtgaTACTGAACTCAAAGTTCCAGAAGTTAGgcgccgccaacgccgtGACAACGGTCATCGTCCACAGCGACTTTCCACGCTacacagagctgctgctagCCCTTGCCGCTGATGGCGCCGTGCTCCTTGGCGATGTCACCGCCCAGGAGCGCGTGCCGGACTGCGTGGTGGAGCTGGCGAGTGAGGAAGAGTATCAGGGTCTCGCCCAGTATGGCCTGCGAGACGCTGCACGCACGCTTTGCATCAAGACGGTGGACACGCTCGCTCAGGCACTCTTCTTCATTGAGTCCTTCGGCTCCAAGCAGAGCGACtgcatcgtcgccaccgacCCAGAGGTGTGCGCCACGTACTGCCGGCAGGTTGACACAGCTGTCGCCCTCGTGAACGCCTCCACCCGTCTCTCCAGCGGCGTACCGCTTGGCTGCGGCGTCGACTTcgccatctccacctcgAAGACTCACCACCGCGGCCCACTGACAGTCGAGATGATGACGACGCGCAAACTTGTCGTGCGCAGTCTCTCTACCTACCACGGCGCTCTGCGTTGA